In the genome of Populus nigra chromosome 9, ddPopNigr1.1, whole genome shotgun sequence, one region contains:
- the LOC133703756 gene encoding G-type lectin S-receptor-like serine/threonine-protein kinase RKS1 — MNADRLFLYSLLLILQFIFCASKDSISTTQIIRDGDVLISGGNNFALGFFSPGKSSNRYLGIWYHKLPEQTVVWVANRNHPIIGSSGVLSFDEYGNLSLYSDGNRNVSVWSANVSGEEADTSVAQLLDSGNFVLVQESGNILWQSFDYPTHYVLPGMKLGLDLKTGLDRFLTSWISADDPGIGDYSYRVNPSGSPQIFLYKGQKRVWRTSPWPWRPQRRSYNSQFVNNQDEIGMTTAIPADDFVMVRLLVDHSGFVKAVKWHESDGQWKETWRAPRSKCDSYGWCGPYSTCEPTDAYKFECSCLPGFEPRNPSGWLLRNGSTGCVRKRLESSSVCRNGEGFLKVEIVFLPDTSAAVWVDMDMSHADCERECRRNCSCSAYASVDIPDKGTGCLTWYGELIDAVRYNMSDRYDLYVRVDALELAENARKSNDFLAKEIPAILIPTVFSALLVISIVAYFWRKRRGNKGTWVANELRRSSSDQDLPYFKLSTISAATNNFSPDNKLGQGGFGSVYKGVLPDGEKIAVKRLSNNSRQGIEEFTNEVKVIAKLQHRNLVKLVGCCIQGGEQMLIYEYMPNKSLDSFLFNETRKLFLDWSKRFDIIVGIARGILYLHQDSRLRIIHRDLKCSNILLDAEMNPKISDFGIARIFKSDQILDNTKRVVGTYGYMSPEYAVFGKFSLKSDVFSFGVMLLEIVSGKKNNEFNPQNPAQTLIGLVWGLWKENRALEIVDSSLQVLYHPQEALKCIKIGLLCVQEDAIERPSMLAVVFMFNSSETTIPSPKQPAFTFREPCISPHVAVSGCLNVTMTDIEGR, encoded by the exons ATGAATGCAGACAGACTGTTTCTGTATTCTTTGCTTTTGATTCTCCAATTCATTTTTTGTGCTTCCAAGGACTCCATAAGCACCACCCAAATCATCAGAGATGGTGATGTTTTGATTTCCGGAGGAAATAATTTTGCGTTAGGATTTTTCAGTCCAGGAAAATCTAGCAATAGATATCTTGGGATTTGGTACCATAAATTACCTGAACAAACAGTAGTGTGGGTAGCAAACAGGAACCATCCAATCATTGGCTCCTCAGGGGTTTTGTCATTTGATGAATATGGAAACCTCAGTCTCTATAGTGACGGCAATCGAAATGTTTCAGTATGGTCTGCAAATGTTTCAGGGGAGGAAGCTGATACTTCTGTAGCTCAGCTTTTGGATTCAGGAAACTTTGTTTTGGTTCAAGAAAGTGGAAATATTTTATGGCAAAGCTTTGATTATCCAACACACTATGTATTGCCAGGAATGAAACTTGGGCTGGATCTGAAAACAGGTCTTGACCGGTTCCTGACATCGTGGATATCAGCTGATGACCCTGGGATTGGAGACTACTCATATAGGGTCAACCCTAGTGGTTCACCACAAATCTTTCTATACAAAGGCCAAAAACGTGTCTGGCGAACTTCCCCTTGGCCTTGGAGACCACAGAGGAGGTCATACAACTCTCAATTTGTAAATAATCAAGACGAGATAGGCATGACAACTGCTATCCCTGCTGATGATTTTGTTATGGTGAGACTACTGGTGGATCATTCAGGGTTTGTTAAGGCAGTAAAATGGCATGAAAGCGATGGCCAGTGGAAGGAGACGTGGAGGGCACCACGGTCTAAATGCGACTCGTATGGATGGTGTGGTCCGTATAGTACTTGTGAACCTACTGATGCTTATAAATTCGAATGTTCTTGTTTGCCTGGATTCGAGCCCAGGAATCCAAGTGGTTGGTTGCTGAGAAATGGGTCTACCGGTTGTGTCAGGAAGCGTTTAGAGTCTTCATCTGTATGCAGGAATGGAGAAGGGTTTCTGAAGGTAGAAATTGTATTTCTTCCTGATACTTCTGCAGCAGTCTGGGTGGATATGGATATGAGTCATGCAGACTGTGAAAGAGAATGCAGGAGGAACTGTTCATGCTCTGCATACGCAAGTGTAGATATTCCAGACAAAGGCACTGGTTGTTTGACATGGTATGGGGAGTTGATAGATGCAGTTCGATATAACATGAGTGACAGATATGATCTGTATGTTCGAGTCGATGCACTTGAATTAG CTGAGAATGCGAGGAAATcaaatgattttcttgcaaaggAGATTCCTGCCATTCTAATTCCCACTGTTTTTTCAGCTTTGCTGGTCATTAGCATAGTAGCTTATTTTTGGCGTAAGAGGAGAGGAAATAAAG GTACCTGGGTGGCAAATGAGCTCCGGAGAAGTAGCAGTGATCAAGATTTGCCATATTTCAAACTCAGCACAATATCTGCTGCAACCAACAATTTTTCTCCAGATAACAAACTTGGACAAGGAGGTTTCGGCTCAGTCTATAAG GGTGTGCTACCTGATGGTGAGAAGATTGCTGTAAAGAGACTATCAAACAATTCAAGACAAGGGATAGAAGAATTTACAAATGAAGTTAAGGTAATTGCAAAGCTTCAGCACCGAAATCTTGTGAAACTTGTAGGCTGTTGCATTCAGGGAGGAGAACAAATGCTAATATATGAGTACATGCCAAACAAGAGCTTGGATTCATTTCTTTTCA ATGAAACAAGAAAGTTGTTCTTGGATTGGAGCAAAAGGTTTGACATTATTGTTGGTATCGCTCGTGGAATCCTATATCTTCACCAGGACTCAAGGTTGAGAATCATTCACAGGGACTTGAAATGCAGCAACATTCTATTGGATGCAGAGATGAATCCAAAAATCTCAGATTTTGGAATTGCTAGAATATTCAAAAGCGACCAAATTCTGGACAACACAAAAAGAGTTGTGGGAACATA TGGCTATATGTCACCTGAGTACGCAGTGTTTGGAAAATTCTCGTTGAAATCAGATGTGTTTAGTTTTGGGGTCATGTTACTGGAGATTGTAAGTGGAAAGAAGAACAACGAATTTAATCCTCAAAATCCTGCCCAGACCTTGATTGGACTA GTGTGGGGGCTGTGGAAGGAAAACAGAGCATTGGAGATAGTCGATTCATCACTTCAGGTGCTGTATCATCCTCAAGAAGCtttgaaatgcattaaaatcgGTCTTTTGTGTGTGCAAGAAGATGCCATTGAAAGACCATCCATGTTAGCAGTTGTTTTCATGTTTAATAGTAGCGAAACAACCATTCCTTCTCCGAAACAGCCTGCTTTCACTTTCAGAGAACCTTGCATTAGTCCTCACGTAGCAGTGTCTGGCTGTTTGAATGTGACAATGACTGACATTGAAGGTCGTTAG
- the LOC133703635 gene encoding G-type lectin S-receptor-like serine/threonine-protein kinase RKS1, translating into MEAEKLFLLFSLIMLHFSSCTSQDSLKMNQTIKEGDLLISKGNNFALGFFSPGSSSNRYLGIWYHKVPEQTVVWVANRNDPIIGSSGFLFINQYGSLVLYGNDDQKIPVWSTNVSVEENDTCAAQLLDSGNLILVRKRSRKIVWQSFDYPTNIQLPGMKLGLDRKLGIDRFLTSWRSADDPGIGDYSARINPNGSPQFFFYNGTKPFGRANPWPWRSQMGFYKCFFVNDPDEIYFVYTVPDDSYLLRTIVHHSGHVKALTWRESDGQWKDYWKTPQFPCDYYGHCGAYSTCELANLNEFVCACLPGFEPKYPKEWSARDGSGGCVRKRLQTSSVCDHGEGFVKIENYCLPDTSNAAWVEMSKSRADCELECKRNCSCSAYSIIGIPGKGEACLTWYKELVDIRYERSESYDLYVRVDAYELADNTRQPNGSHEKLMLAILAPLFALLWFLISLFVYLWLKKRAKKGTELLVNSNSTELENFKLSTITAATNNFSPANTLGQGSFGSVYKGLLANGRQVAIKRLSRSSGKGTEEFKNEVMVIARLQHRNLVKLLGYCIQNGEQMLIYEYLPNKSLDSFLFDETRSLLLDWRKRFGIIVGIARGILYLHQDSRLRIIHRDLKCSNILLDAEMNPKISDFGMAKIFEGNQTEDRTRRVVGTYGYMSPEYVVYGNFSTKSDVFSFGVMLLEIVSGKKNNRFYQQNPPLTLIGYVWELWREDKALEIVDPSLKELYHPREALKCIQIGLLCVQEDAADRPSMLAVVFMLSNETEIPSPKQPAFLFRKSDKFPDIALDVEDGQCSVNEVTISEIASR; encoded by the exons ATGGAAGCTGAAAAACTGTTCCTgcttttttctcttataatgcTCCATTTCTCATCTTGTACATCCCAAGACTCCTTAAAGATGAACCAAACCATTAAAGAAGGTGACCTTCTTATCTCCAAAGGAAATAATTTTGCATTAGGATTTTTCAGTCCAGGTAGTTCTAGCAATAGATATCTTGGAATTTGGTACCATAAAGTACCAGAACAAACTGTGGTGTGGGTTGCAAACAGGAACGATCCAATCATTGGTTCCTCTGGATTTCTCTTTATAAACCAATATGGAAGCCTCGTTCTCTATGGTAACGATGACCAAAAGATTCCTGTGTGGTCTACAAATGTTTCAGTGGAAGAAAATGATACTTGTGCAGCTCAACTCTTGGATTCAGGAAATTTGATATTGGTCAGGAAAAGAAGCAGGAAAATCGTATGGCAAAGCTTCGATTATCCTACGAACATCCAGCTACCTGGGATGAAACTGGGGCTGGATCGAAAATTAGGAATTGATCGGTTCCTAACATCATGGAGATCAGCTGATGACCCTGGGATTGGAGACTATTCAGCTAGGATCAACCCTAATGGCTCACCGCAATTCTTTTTCTATAATGGTACAAAGCCATTTGGTAGAGCTAACCCTTGGCCATGGAGAAGTCAGATGGGCTTCTACAAATGCTTTTTTGTAAATGATCCAGACGAAATATACTTTGTCTACACTGTTCCTGATGATTCTTATCTGCTAAGAACAATAGTGCATCATTCAGGACATGTAAAGGCTTTAACATGGCGAGAAAGTGATGGCCAGTGGAAGGATTACTGGAAGACCCCTCAGTTTCCGTGCGACTATTATGGACATTGTGGTGCTTATAGCACGTGTGAACTTGCCAATCTAAATGAATTTGTATGTGCCTGTTTACCTGGGTTCGAGCCCAAGTACCCAAAGGAATGGTCTGCGAGAGATGGATCCGGTGGTTGTGTCAGGAAGCGGCTACAGACGTCTTCGGTGTGCGATCATGGAGAAGGGTTTGTGAAGATAGAGAATTACTGTCTTCCGGACACTTCTAATGCAGCTTGGGTGGAGATGAGCAAGAGTCGCGCTGACTGTGAACTGGAATGCAAGAGGAATTGTTCATGTTCTGCATACTCAATCATTGGAATTCCCGGAAAAGGGGAAGCTTGTTTGACATGGTACAAGGAATTAGTAGACATTAGATATGAAAGGAGTGAAAGTTATGATCTGTATGTTCGTGTTGATGCATATGAATTAG CTGATAATACAAGGCAGCCAAATGGTTCTCATGAAAAACTGATGCTGGCCATTTTAGCACCATTATTTGCATTATTGTGGTTTCTCATTAGCCTATTTGTTTATTTGTGGCTCAAGAAGAGAGCAAAAAAAG gTACTGAACTTCTGGTAAACAGCAATTCTACAGAACTGGAAAATTTCAAGCTCAGCACCATAACTGCAGCCACTAACAATTTTTCTCCAGCTAACACACTCGGGCAAGGcagttttggctcggtttaTAAG GGTCTGCTAGCTAATGGACGGCAGGTTGCAATAAAAAGGTTATCTAGAAGTTCAGGAAAAGGAACagaagaatttaaaaatgaagttATGGTAATTGCAAGGCTTCAACACAGGAATCTTGTGAAACTTCTAGGTTATTGCATTCAGAATGGAGAACAAATGTTAATCTATGAATACTTGCCAAACAAAAGCTTGGACTCCTTTCTTTTCG ATGAAACAAGAAGTTTGTTATTGGATTGGCGAAAACGCTTTGGTATTATTGTTGGAATAGCTCGTGGGATTTTATATCTTCACCAAGACTCCAGGTTGAGAATCATTCACAGGGATTTAAAATGTAGCAACATTCTATTGGATGCAGAGATGAACCCAAAAATATCAGATTTTGGAATGGCAAAAATATTTGAAGGCAATCAAACTGAGGATAGGACAAGGAGAGTTGTGGGAACATA TGGCTATATGTCGCCAGAATATGTTGTGTATGGAAACTTTTCTACAAAATCAGATGTTTTCAGTTTTGGGGTCATGTTGCTAGAGATTGTGAGTGGCAAGAAGAACAACAGATTTTATCAACAGAATCCTCCTTTGACCTTGATTGGATAT GTGTGGGAATTGTGGAGAGAAGACAAAGCATTGGAGATAGTGGATCCATCGCTGAAGGAGTTGTATCATCCGCGTGAAGCCTTGAAATGCATACAAATCGGTCTACTGTGCGTGCAAGAAGATGCCGCGGACAGACCATCTATGTTGGCAGTTGTTTTTATGTTGAGTAACGAAACAGAGATTCCTTCTCCAAAACAACCTGCATTCCTTTTTAGAAAATCTGATAAATTTCCTGATATAGCATTAGACGTAGAAGATGGACAGTGTTCTGTAAATGAGGTGACAATTTCTGAAATTGCTAGTCGCTGA